Proteins encoded within one genomic window of Thioploca ingrica:
- a CDS encoding ABC-type nitrate/sulfonate/bicarbonate transport system protein, with product MDKIMKFNRIANWLIIIFTLLSTWGCYRTPPALLRIGLNTWPGYEFIFLAQEQGLFAKAGISVQLIEFPSLGDSRLAFERGQLDVMASTLSEVLLAKEHLQSCPPIFYVIDYSTGGDVILAQSSLTKIADLRGKRIGLELGSVNMYLLARALEKSNLTLDDVILVPMTPDVMKYAFYNRTVDAVVTYPPLSVILQQTGQTQQLFSSQAIPQEIIDVLVVQADVLATRIDELVAFIRALEEAVQYSLTYPNKAYPLMAEREGISVQAFSQILNQQLQMIPLAKQRPFFEPQGILEQSLTLMDNTFRKVGYLTSSQRTINCVMSKPVLRATDQ from the coding sequence TTGGATAAAATTATGAAATTCAATCGCATAGCAAACTGGTTGATTATCATTTTTACCCTGCTATCCACTTGGGGTTGCTATCGAACCCCACCCGCTCTGCTACGCATTGGCTTAAATACTTGGCCAGGTTATGAATTTATCTTTTTAGCCCAAGAACAGGGCTTATTTGCTAAAGCGGGGATTAGTGTTCAATTGATTGAATTTCCATCACTCGGTGATAGCCGCTTAGCTTTTGAAAGGGGACAATTGGATGTGATGGCAAGTACCCTCAGTGAAGTTTTACTGGCTAAAGAACATTTACAATCCTGTCCACCTATTTTCTATGTTATTGATTATTCAACGGGTGGTGATGTTATTTTAGCTCAATCTTCGCTGACTAAAATAGCCGATTTACGCGGTAAGAGAATTGGTTTGGAATTAGGGTCAGTCAACATGTACCTGCTCGCTCGGGCATTAGAAAAGTCTAATTTAACCCTTGATGATGTTATCCTGGTTCCCATGACTCCAGATGTCATGAAATATGCTTTTTATAACCGAACAGTCGACGCCGTAGTGACTTACCCACCGCTATCAGTGATTTTGCAACAGACCGGTCAGACCCAGCAACTCTTTTCCAGTCAAGCCATTCCTCAAGAAATTATTGACGTTCTCGTGGTGCAAGCCGACGTTTTGGCAACACGAATTGATGAACTGGTAGCGTTTATTCGAGCACTTGAGGAAGCCGTACAATATAGTCTCACTTATCCGAATAAAGCTTATCCACTCATGGCTGAGCGTGAAGGGATTAGTGTACAAGCGTTTAGCCAAATATTAAATCAACAATTGCAAATGATACCGCTCGCTAAGCAACGCCCCTTTTTTGAACCCCAGGGTATTTTGGAACAGAGTTTAACTCTAATGGACAATACGTTTCGTAAAGTGGGCTATTTGACTTCTTCGCAGCGGACTATAAACTGTGTGATGTCAAAACCGGTTTTACGAGCAACGGATCAATGA
- a CDS encoding histidine kinase-like protein yields MIRAATLLIVDDIQSNRETLENLAAALGHTPILAASGVIALNIIAKQPIDLVLLDVMMPEMDGYEVLSQIKDNPAWRDIPVIMISALDEINSVVNCIKMGADDYLTKPFNSTLLKARIGACLERKFWHDREQAYLHQIEEYNHTLEAQVKERTQELIEAKEQLEKLNRIKDEVLSSLYYELQRPFKGVLTAFKQRFVDGVHEVNHLLESIKQSLLVTQIDPATHIYPFELTSVRNILATAMAASRDFANSRQVLLGEIPTCGGQAIGQEELYTLISADFIAIEEDEVESYTLALKDNLKSDNHCKRLCAEAIMELLKAAVKFSNPDSTIRLSCEPSEGEIQLGIHTTGRLIAEDTLPRFFRSPSDSVTPGRHPGLGPSIAYHLIESLGGTVTVANRGAEGISFTIRLKREKL; encoded by the coding sequence ATGATACGTGCAGCTACTCTCCTTATCGTTGATGATATCCAATCCAATCGGGAAACCTTGGAAAATTTAGCGGCTGCTTTAGGACATACGCCTATTTTAGCAGCGAGTGGTGTTATCGCTTTGAACATAATTGCTAAACAACCAATTGATTTAGTGCTGTTAGATGTCATGATGCCAGAAATGGATGGATACGAAGTATTAAGTCAAATCAAAGATAACCCGGCTTGGCGCGATATTCCGGTCATTATGATCTCGGCATTAGATGAGATAAATAGTGTCGTTAATTGTATAAAAATGGGTGCAGATGATTACTTAACTAAACCGTTTAATTCAACTTTACTCAAAGCCAGAATTGGAGCTTGTTTAGAAAGAAAATTCTGGCATGATCGAGAACAAGCTTATCTTCACCAGATTGAAGAGTATAACCATACTTTAGAAGCGCAAGTTAAGGAAAGAACCCAAGAACTGATTGAAGCTAAAGAACAATTAGAAAAACTTAACCGAATTAAAGATGAAGTCTTGAGTTCACTGTATTATGAATTGCAAAGACCGTTTAAGGGGGTATTAACTGCATTTAAACAACGCTTCGTTGATGGCGTCCATGAAGTGAACCATTTACTTGAAAGCATAAAACAATCGCTGTTAGTGACTCAGATTGATCCAGCGACTCATATCTATCCTTTTGAACTGACCAGTGTACGTAATATATTAGCGACTGCTATGGCAGCGAGTCGTGATTTTGCCAATTCTCGTCAGGTGTTGCTAGGAGAAATTCCGACCTGTGGTGGGCAAGCTATTGGTCAAGAGGAGTTGTATACTTTGATTTCTGCTGATTTTATTGCTATCGAGGAAGACGAAGTGGAAAGTTATACTCTTGCCCTTAAAGACAATCTCAAATCGGATAATCATTGTAAACGACTGTGTGCTGAAGCTATCATGGAATTACTCAAAGCGGCGGTGAAGTTTTCTAATCCAGACAGCACCATTAGATTATCCTGTGAGCCATCAGAGGGGGAAATTCAGTTGGGTATTCATACGACCGGTAGACTTATCGCTGAGGATACTTTACCCCGTTTTTTTCGCTCACCTTCTGATTCGGTTACCCCAGGCAGACATCCCGGTTTAGGTCCTTCTATCGCTTATCACCTGATTGAATCATTGGGCGGAACGGTGACAGTAGCTAATCGCGGGGCAGAAGGGATTTCTTTTACTATTCGGTTAAAACGAGAAAAACTTTAG
- a CDS encoding PAS domain S-box: protein MHTILVSLEVWLSLAIASYFGWIGIHHKITRQLGWYLIFIGLILVTLGDVIYLFTLDDTPRFWEQVPISSSSFPFNAVGTALIKVISEILLFVGLWQWMPFVVNGLQQQQELQQQNLQLQKMQAVLRVSEARFRTLFEHAPIGIILMDLKGYFASQSNAAAEKILGYTRQELVGKSFADISHSEDSDKNLQAFEQVRSRKNNYFPIASRCVHKGGSIKWVNGYVTWIPENILQPNFAFTLIDDVTEPRQQERNVKENYADLNFHLDNIPCAVMEWDAQLRLQRWSSQAERIFGWSASELMGKQLTDWRFIYEEDASIMAQELAQLHPPHQTQLTRMTRNYTKTGQVIYCEWQLSARFAQSSKPLSLLSLVRDVTSREQRREILGKNEELYRMLAENNHDLICLHEVDGAYLHLSPSVTRLLGYHPEELLGKSPYSLLHPDDPDKLKKAYEQGKAGQIDNVVEYRIRCQNGQYVWFETYVTPILNKNQQIIKLVTSSRNISQHKQAESALRESKKQLQRRNFEIHQLYEFSRDISGALSLDEIAEVLYEHLYRLIPTISCSSLVLVQEGSSDLCLVLRHRITEAVFTEIKAELTTIVAKFGGSSHLLEDIPMSRLKEYANPHQEIKSLGTKRQILLINFPPSHQINQPINGVLWLGAQATNAFSESQLRICYTLVNHLVNALKRSRIALTQEQKNLENLVQSLPIGVLLLDVNKRIILANPIAQHYLPMITPIQTNNSILTGPMVAILAPMFEGVLSSLSAVPLPVEAALFELTAHLLETGPYSGHFIVIIQDITHRHYLQAELEDQDY, encoded by the coding sequence ATGCATACTATCTTAGTCAGCTTAGAAGTGTGGTTAAGTTTAGCCATCGCTAGCTATTTTGGATGGATAGGAATACATCATAAAATCACTCGACAGCTTGGATGGTATTTAATATTTATCGGTTTAATTCTCGTTACTTTGGGAGATGTCATTTACTTGTTCACTTTGGATGATACTCCCCGTTTCTGGGAACAAGTACCGATATCCTCTTCTTCTTTTCCATTCAATGCGGTGGGAACTGCTTTAATTAAAGTGATCAGTGAAATCTTACTCTTTGTCGGTTTATGGCAATGGATGCCTTTTGTCGTCAATGGGTTACAGCAACAACAGGAATTACAACAACAAAATCTGCAATTACAAAAAATGCAAGCGGTTTTGCGGGTGAGTGAAGCTCGGTTTCGGACCTTATTTGAACATGCGCCAATCGGAATTATATTAATGGATTTAAAAGGTTACTTTGCATCACAAAGTAATGCGGCGGCTGAAAAAATATTAGGCTACACCCGCCAAGAATTAGTGGGAAAATCGTTTGCGGATATTAGCCATTCAGAAGATAGCGATAAAAATCTTCAAGCCTTTGAACAAGTGAGAAGTAGAAAAAATAATTACTTTCCCATTGCTAGCCGCTGTGTTCACAAAGGGGGTTCGATAAAATGGGTGAATGGTTATGTCACGTGGATACCGGAAAACATATTACAACCTAATTTTGCCTTTACTTTGATAGACGATGTGACTGAACCGCGTCAACAGGAAAGAAATGTCAAGGAAAATTATGCCGATTTAAATTTTCATCTCGATAATATTCCTTGTGCGGTGATGGAGTGGGATGCGCAATTGCGGTTACAACGTTGGTCATCGCAAGCCGAACGAATTTTTGGTTGGTCAGCATCAGAATTAATGGGCAAACAGCTTACTGACTGGCGATTTATCTATGAGGAGGATGCCAGCATCATGGCACAGGAATTGGCTCAATTACACCCGCCTCACCAGACGCAATTGACTCGAATGACGCGCAATTACACTAAAACCGGTCAAGTCATTTATTGCGAATGGCAACTCTCTGCCCGGTTTGCTCAATCCAGTAAGCCATTGTCTTTATTATCTTTAGTACGTGATGTCACCTCCCGTGAGCAAAGACGAGAAATCCTCGGTAAAAATGAAGAGTTGTATCGGATGCTGGCAGAAAACAACCATGATCTCATCTGTTTACATGAAGTCGATGGGGCTTATCTCCATTTGTCTCCTTCGGTTACTCGCTTGTTAGGTTATCACCCAGAGGAATTACTGGGTAAATCTCCTTACTCGCTGCTTCACCCGGATGATCCTGACAAGCTCAAAAAAGCTTATGAACAAGGTAAAGCCGGTCAAATTGATAATGTAGTGGAATATCGAATTCGTTGTCAAAATGGTCAATATGTGTGGTTTGAAACTTATGTTACTCCAATCCTGAATAAAAACCAACAAATTATCAAGTTAGTGACTTCATCACGCAATATTAGTCAACATAAACAAGCGGAATCCGCTTTACGTGAAAGTAAGAAACAACTCCAGCGGCGCAATTTTGAGATTCACCAATTATATGAATTTTCAAGAGATATTAGTGGGGCGTTGTCGTTAGATGAAATTGCCGAAGTGTTATATGAACATTTATACCGATTGATACCGACTATTTCTTGTAGTAGCTTAGTTCTTGTTCAGGAAGGTAGCAGTGATTTATGTTTAGTATTACGACATCGGATAACTGAAGCCGTATTCACTGAAATTAAAGCAGAATTAACGACTATTGTAGCCAAATTCGGTGGGTCTAGTCATTTACTAGAAGATATTCCGATGAGTCGTCTCAAGGAATATGCTAATCCTCACCAAGAAATCAAGAGTTTAGGAACCAAGCGCCAAATTTTACTGATTAACTTTCCACCTTCACATCAAATCAATCAACCGATTAATGGCGTCCTTTGGCTCGGTGCCCAAGCAACTAATGCTTTCTCAGAAAGTCAGTTACGCATTTGCTATACGTTAGTTAATCATTTGGTGAATGCCTTGAAGCGTTCTCGTATCGCGCTTACCCAGGAACAAAAGAATTTAGAAAACCTAGTGCAATCTTTGCCGATTGGGGTACTGTTATTGGATGTTAATAAACGCATCATTTTAGCTAATCCGATTGCACAACACTATTTACCCATGATTACGCCAATTCAAACCAATAACTCGATTTTAACTGGGCCCATGGTGGCTATTTTAGCGCCCATGTTTGAAGGCGTATTGTCTTCATTATCTGCTGTACCACTCCCCGTAGAAGCAGCGTTGTTTGAACTTACTGCCCATTTATTAGAAACAGGACCTTATAGTGGCCATTTCATTGTCATTATTCAAGATATTACTCATCGTCACTATTTACAAGCTGAGTTGGAGGACCAGGATTATTAG
- a CDS encoding PAS/PAC sensor hybrid histidine kinase, with product MLQDDQYSESQMFLTGTSLLVVVTVLLLLISLIIQHFLPMWQWDQILLHASLQIVGAFMAISLTLLLWVLKKLKSIDSTQLWIGCALLGMGLLDGLHALVLMGDSLVLLQSITTSIVGVWFGLVWLPNRFRYYFCQNKIAFIIVILLSITLGILSLAFSTQMPWIEETETHWYIIPLNTIGGIGFFLAAWYFFRTPFSSDFGHLLFSSHCFLLGLATVLFQLAHEWNAWDATWVFWHLLRLAAFFLLSYYLFSLLNQAVRQLWVNQEHLRLIMEVAPVGIFYVDMQGYDSSINKKGVEITGLAAEEAVGKGWIKAVHPDDRKQVLSQWQEAINHNQIFKSQHRFKHPNGTVIWVTAQAVAERTADDEIMGYVGTLTDISETKQTEAQLTRYRNHLEEMVVQRANQLTQANQQLQQKMEERQQIEIALRESEARFASILNIAPEAIITVDQLQQIILFNQGAERLFGYTSKQIMGMPLDTLVPSRLQAKHHQYFTEFTHEPVTVRHLDESLGIFGQRQDGSEFPIEGSVSKLDQQKGTLFIVILRDAAKRWQSEQVLRENEEFYLLMMGGGKVGIWDWHINHDRLYISPHFKTLLGLNEPAANLQMADWFKHVYPEDLDRLKAAIEQYLQGVIPRYEIEYRVQDPTGHIHWILMRGHSLRDQNDKPYRFTGTSTDITELKQIATTLQETEQKYHLLLNSAKEAILILDNQGNVLEANTIAEILFGYQREELLQSNISLLYAASQNACLQDSFTTGTCNLYEAPILTKSGQTILVDIYGSVIECGEQKRLLTIIRDIRSRQQAQMALEERRILLTHQLEQQTIPNY from the coding sequence ATGTTGCAAGATGATCAATATTCAGAATCTCAAATGTTTTTGACTGGCACGAGCTTGTTGGTAGTCGTGACCGTTTTGCTATTACTGATTAGTTTGATTATTCAGCATTTTTTACCTATGTGGCAATGGGACCAAATACTTTTGCATGCCAGTTTGCAAATAGTCGGTGCTTTTATGGCTATTTCTCTCACTTTACTCTTATGGGTACTGAAGAAACTTAAAAGTATTGACTCTACTCAATTATGGATTGGTTGTGCACTGCTGGGTATGGGATTATTAGATGGGTTACATGCCTTAGTATTGATGGGAGATAGTTTAGTTTTATTACAAAGTATAACAACCAGTATCGTAGGCGTTTGGTTTGGTTTAGTTTGGTTACCGAATCGATTTCGGTATTACTTTTGTCAAAACAAAATCGCTTTTATCATTGTTATTTTACTGAGTATTACTTTGGGGATTTTATCATTAGCTTTTTCTACCCAGATGCCATGGATAGAGGAAACTGAAACCCACTGGTATATCATTCCATTAAATACGATTGGTGGAATTGGCTTTTTTTTGGCTGCCTGGTATTTTTTCCGCACCCCATTTTCTAGTGATTTTGGGCATTTATTATTTTCAAGCCACTGTTTTTTATTAGGATTAGCTACTGTTTTATTTCAACTGGCCCATGAATGGAATGCTTGGGATGCCACCTGGGTATTTTGGCATTTATTACGACTAGCTGCTTTTTTCCTCTTATCCTATTATTTATTCTCGCTACTTAACCAAGCCGTTCGGCAACTGTGGGTCAATCAAGAACATCTACGGCTGATTATGGAAGTAGCACCGGTCGGGATTTTCTATGTGGATATGCAGGGTTACGATAGTAGTATCAATAAAAAGGGAGTCGAGATCACCGGATTAGCCGCCGAAGAAGCGGTAGGCAAAGGCTGGATTAAAGCGGTACATCCCGATGATCGCAAACAGGTTTTAAGCCAATGGCAAGAAGCGATAAACCATAACCAAATATTCAAATCACAACATCGATTTAAACACCCCAATGGTACCGTGATTTGGGTAACCGCTCAAGCAGTAGCAGAACGGACTGCTGACGATGAAATTATGGGCTATGTCGGAACTTTAACCGATATTAGCGAGACTAAACAAACGGAAGCACAATTAACCCGATATCGTAATCATTTAGAGGAAATGGTCGTACAACGTGCTAATCAACTCACCCAAGCGAATCAGCAATTACAGCAAAAAATGGAAGAACGTCAGCAAATTGAAATTGCCCTACGCGAAAGTGAAGCCCGGTTTGCCAGCATTCTTAATATTGCTCCCGAAGCCATTATTACCGTTGATCAACTCCAACAGATTATTTTGTTTAATCAGGGTGCAGAACGCCTATTTGGTTATACGAGTAAACAAATTATGGGTATGCCGCTCGATACCCTAGTCCCTTCACGGTTACAAGCTAAGCATCACCAATACTTTACTGAATTTACTCATGAGCCGGTGACTGTTCGCCATCTCGATGAGTCACTGGGTATTTTTGGTCAACGCCAAGATGGTAGCGAATTTCCTATTGAAGGTTCTGTTTCTAAATTAGATCAACAGAAAGGAACTTTATTTATTGTTATTTTACGTGATGCCGCTAAACGTTGGCAATCAGAACAAGTGTTACGTGAAAATGAAGAATTTTATCTATTGATGATGGGTGGAGGTAAAGTAGGAATATGGGATTGGCATATTAATCATGATCGTCTTTACATTTCACCTCATTTTAAAACGTTGTTAGGATTAAATGAACCTGCGGCTAATTTGCAAATGGCTGATTGGTTTAAGCACGTTTATCCAGAGGATTTAGACCGGTTAAAAGCTGCAATTGAACAGTATTTACAAGGGGTTATTCCTCGTTATGAAATTGAATACCGGGTACAAGATCCAACGGGGCATATTCATTGGATACTGATGCGTGGTCACAGCTTACGAGATCAAAATGACAAACCTTATCGCTTCACTGGCACGAGTACGGATATCACTGAACTGAAACAAATCGCCACCACCCTCCAAGAAACGGAACAAAAATACCATTTACTCCTGAATAGTGCTAAAGAAGCCATTTTAATTTTAGACAACCAAGGTAACGTGTTAGAAGCCAATACCATAGCCGAAATATTATTTGGCTATCAACGTGAGGAGTTGTTACAAAGCAATATTTCTCTTCTGTATGCAGCCAGTCAAAACGCTTGTTTACAAGACAGCTTTACCACCGGTACCTGCAACCTTTATGAAGCTCCAATTTTGACTAAATCAGGACAAACAATACTCGTTGATATCTATGGCAGTGTCATTGAATGTGGTGAGCAGAAACGATTACTCACTATTATTCGTGATATTCGCTCACGACAACAGGCTCAAATGGCTTTGGAAGAAAGACGGATTTTATTAACCCACCAGTTAGAACAACAAACTATCCCTAATTATTGA
- a CDS encoding GTP-binding protein TypA/BipA: MITKLRNIAIIAHVDHGKTTLVDKLLQQSGTLTNRNMAIERIMDSNELEKERGITILAKNTAIRWQDYRINIVDTPGHADFGGEVERVLSMVDSVLLLVDAVDGPMPQTRFVTQKALARGFCPIVVINKVDRDGARPDWVLDQTFELFDRLGADDVQLDFPVIYASALLGYASQDSTARQGNMQPLLATIIEHVPIPAVDPEAPFQLQVSALDYSSYVGVIGIGRINQGQIKTNTSVTIVDAKGHQRSGRILQVFGFHGLERVELPQASAGDIIAFTGVDQLNISDTLCDPEHVVALPALTVDEPTVSMTFQVNTSPFAGKEGKYVTSRHLRERLQRELLHNVALRVSDTEDPDKFLVSGRGELHLGILIENMRREGYELAVSRPRVILKEIKGVLHEPYESLTIDVEQTYQGTVMELLGARKAELINMQPDGKGRVRLDFIIPARGLIGFRTEFLTATSGTGLIYHVFERYDPVKPGQIGQRINGVLVSNGEGKSLAYALFNLQERGRLFIAPGEAIYEGMIIGIHARGNDLVVNPLKAKQLTNIRAAGSDENILLTPPIKMSLEQAIEFIDDDELVEITPKAVRLRKQLLKEHERKRASRAIA, from the coding sequence GTGATTACCAAGTTGCGTAATATCGCTATTATTGCCCATGTTGATCATGGCAAAACGACATTGGTTGATAAACTTCTACAACAATCTGGAACGCTCACTAACCGAAATATGGCTATTGAACGGATTATGGATTCTAATGAATTAGAAAAAGAGCGTGGAATTACTATTCTAGCCAAAAACACCGCCATTCGTTGGCAAGATTATCGAATCAATATTGTCGATACCCCGGGTCATGCTGATTTTGGTGGTGAAGTTGAACGGGTATTATCCATGGTGGATTCGGTACTGTTGTTGGTTGATGCGGTAGACGGTCCGATGCCACAAACCCGATTTGTGACTCAAAAGGCATTAGCACGTGGATTTTGCCCCATTGTAGTTATTAATAAAGTTGACCGGGATGGTGCTCGTCCAGATTGGGTTTTAGATCAGACTTTTGAATTGTTTGATCGGTTAGGTGCAGATGATGTCCAATTGGATTTTCCGGTGATTTATGCTTCAGCACTCCTTGGCTATGCCAGTCAAGATAGTACTGCGCGGCAAGGTAACATGCAACCTTTGTTGGCCACGATCATTGAACATGTTCCGATTCCAGCTGTCGATCCAGAAGCGCCCTTTCAACTCCAAGTCAGTGCCTTAGATTATTCTAGTTATGTTGGTGTTATTGGCATAGGACGAATTAATCAGGGACAAATTAAAACCAATACGTCAGTGACTATCGTTGATGCTAAAGGTCATCAGCGTTCCGGACGAATATTACAAGTTTTCGGTTTTCATGGTTTAGAACGAGTGGAATTGCCACAAGCTTCCGCCGGAGATATTATTGCCTTTACCGGCGTGGATCAGTTAAATATTTCTGATACCCTTTGTGATCCTGAACATGTGGTAGCGCTACCGGCACTCACGGTGGATGAGCCGACGGTCAGTATGACTTTTCAGGTCAACACTTCACCTTTTGCCGGCAAAGAAGGCAAATATGTTACTTCGCGTCACTTACGCGAACGACTCCAACGGGAATTGTTACATAATGTCGCGCTTCGAGTCAGTGATACGGAGGATCCCGATAAATTTTTGGTCTCTGGACGAGGTGAATTACATTTAGGAATTTTGATTGAAAATATGCGCCGCGAGGGTTATGAATTAGCCGTATCTCGTCCCCGGGTCATTCTAAAAGAAATTAAGGGGGTACTTCATGAGCCTTATGAAAGTCTTACGATTGATGTGGAACAGACTTATCAAGGCACTGTCATGGAATTATTAGGTGCACGAAAAGCTGAACTCATCAATATGCAACCCGATGGTAAAGGACGAGTCCGGCTCGATTTCATTATTCCGGCGCGCGGATTAATTGGGTTTCGCACGGAATTTTTAACGGCAACTTCGGGTACCGGATTGATATATCACGTGTTTGAGCGCTATGACCCAGTGAAACCGGGGCAAATTGGACAACGGATTAATGGGGTATTAGTTTCTAATGGTGAGGGTAAAAGTTTAGCTTATGCCCTGTTTAACTTACAAGAACGGGGACGCTTATTTATTGCGCCGGGTGAAGCAATCTATGAAGGAATGATTATTGGCATCCATGCACGTGGCAATGATTTAGTAGTTAACCCACTGAAAGCAAAACAGTTAACTAACATTCGTGCCGCCGGTTCTGACGAAAATATTTTACTGACACCACCCATTAAAATGTCATTAGAACAAGCCATTGAATTCATTGATGATGATGAATTAGTCGAAATTACGCCCAAAGCCGTTCGGTTGCGTAAACAACTGTTAAAAGAACACGAGCGTAAACGGGCTTCTAGAGCCATTGCTTAA
- a CDS encoding ABC transporter ATP-binding protein, putative, which translates to MEKNYKSIGLSGDFEILIGSSKACNIRLTPTEVPSITPKQAILKRVRDRLFIKDLTSKEGIFINDHRLPKKKWVEIIPIPSQPNEIKFGQTPIGIDAQLFRGRSRVGIATTPLYYSIAGKLICNGAYLQAQPGTITAIMGAAGCGKSTLLDLVSGYRLPDRGQVWVNKHHEFIPVHQQYGQVREWLGYLPQDDVMIPELTVYQSLDYCLRLQFIHLGTEIREHLIRQTAQSLGFQEEQRLEKFLHTVIGSVQAGIRGLSGGERKRANLAHELIAMPLILLLDEPTSGLSSVDADNIMELLQRLTKQQELTTIITIHQPSRDTFHRFDNLLLMNQEGSLTYYGPSQQATSYFQKITATEARDRNPAEYLLEILTDSDYNQKITHAFIQDRSKPEFAEFIAPLPESPQYSVAAPVI; encoded by the coding sequence ATGGAGAAAAATTATAAATCAATTGGGTTAAGCGGTGATTTTGAAATTCTCATTGGGAGTAGCAAAGCCTGTAACATTCGGTTAACACCCACTGAAGTACCCAGTATTACCCCAAAACAAGCGATTCTTAAACGCGTGCGTGATCGGTTATTTATAAAAGATTTGACCTCCAAAGAAGGCATTTTTATTAATGATCACCGCTTGCCTAAAAAAAAGTGGGTAGAAATTATTCCCATTCCTTCCCAACCCAATGAAATTAAATTCGGTCAAACGCCCATTGGAATTGATGCACAGTTATTTCGTGGGCGTTCCCGTGTCGGGATAGCGACGACACCTTTATATTACTCCATAGCCGGCAAATTAATTTGTAACGGCGCCTATTTACAAGCTCAACCGGGCACGATAACAGCGATTATGGGCGCAGCGGGTTGTGGTAAGAGTACTTTACTCGATTTAGTTAGCGGCTATCGGTTACCGGATCGGGGTCAAGTCTGGGTTAATAAACACCACGAATTTATCCCCGTTCATCAACAATATGGACAAGTACGCGAATGGCTCGGTTACCTTCCCCAAGATGATGTGATGATTCCCGAATTAACCGTTTACCAATCTCTCGATTACTGCCTCAGATTGCAATTTATTCATTTAGGAACTGAAATACGGGAGCACTTGATTCGTCAAACCGCTCAAAGTCTTGGTTTTCAAGAAGAACAACGCTTAGAAAAGTTTTTACATACGGTCATTGGTTCGGTTCAAGCGGGGATTCGTGGCTTAAGCGGTGGTGAAAGAAAACGAGCCAACCTCGCTCATGAATTGATAGCGATGCCACTGATTTTATTACTCGACGAACCGACTTCGGGTCTATCTTCAGTTGATGCCGATAATATCATGGAGTTGTTGCAACGCTTAACCAAACAGCAGGAATTAACCACGATTATCACGATACATCAACCCAGCCGAGATACTTTTCACCGCTTTGATAATTTACTCCTGATGAATCAAGAAGGTAGCCTAACTTATTATGGACCGAGTCAACAGGCAACCTCGTATTTTCAAAAAATTACGGCTACCGAAGCGCGAGATCGAAATCCAGCGGAATATTTACTGGAAATATTAACTGATTCGGATTACAACCAGAAAATCACTCATGCTTTTATCCAAGATCGGAGTAAACCGGAATTTGCTGAGTTTATTGCGCCGCTACCGGAATCACCGCAGTACTCTGTGGCTGCACCGGTTATATGA